From the genome of Halobellus litoreus, one region includes:
- the hisC gene encoding histidinol-phosphate transaminase: MQPRDLSAHEAYVPGRGAEEVARDLGMDPEELTKLSSNENPHGPSPDAVAAVEAAAPDVNVYPKASHTDLTERIAEKWGLDDSQVWVSAGADGSIDYLSRAFLEPNDDILVPAPGFSYYSMSARYHHGDASTYPISKDDDFEQTADSILSAYDGERILYATTPHNPTGSVLARDEIRELAERVDEQTLVVVDEAYAEYAAEPSAIDLLAEYDNLAVLRTFSKAYGLAGLRIGYAAVPTAWADAYARVNTPFAANELACRAALAALDDEEHLERSIETARWAREHYREELDVPTWDSGGNFVLCEVGDATAVAEATQERGLIVRDTTSFGLPECVRVSCGTREETREAVEVLNDVVAELRPEATEP; this comes from the coding sequence AGGTGGCCCGCGACCTCGGAATGGATCCCGAGGAACTGACGAAACTGTCCTCGAACGAGAACCCGCACGGGCCGAGTCCGGACGCGGTCGCAGCCGTCGAGGCCGCCGCGCCCGACGTGAACGTCTATCCGAAGGCCTCTCACACGGACCTCACCGAACGGATCGCTGAGAAGTGGGGGCTCGACGACTCCCAGGTGTGGGTCAGCGCCGGCGCTGACGGCTCGATCGACTACCTCTCTCGTGCCTTCCTGGAACCCAACGACGACATCCTCGTGCCGGCACCGGGATTCTCTTATTACTCGATGTCGGCGCGGTACCACCACGGCGACGCGTCGACGTACCCCATCTCGAAGGACGACGATTTCGAGCAGACCGCCGACTCGATCCTGTCGGCGTACGACGGCGAGCGAATTCTCTATGCGACCACACCGCACAATCCCACGGGGTCGGTGCTCGCACGCGACGAGATTCGGGAACTCGCAGAGCGCGTCGACGAACAGACCCTCGTCGTCGTCGACGAGGCGTACGCGGAGTACGCCGCGGAGCCCTCCGCGATCGATCTGCTCGCGGAGTACGATAACCTCGCCGTCCTCCGGACGTTCTCGAAGGCCTACGGACTCGCCGGGCTACGGATCGGCTACGCCGCCGTCCCGACGGCGTGGGCCGACGCCTACGCACGGGTGAACACCCCGTTCGCGGCCAACGAACTCGCCTGTCGCGCCGCGCTCGCCGCGCTCGACGACGAGGAGCACCTCGAACGCTCGATCGAGACCGCTCGCTGGGCCCGCGAGCACTACCGCGAGGAACTCGACGTCCCGACGTGGGACTCCGGCGGAAACTTCGTCCTCTGCGAGGTCGGTGACGCGACCGCCGTCGCCGAGGCGACCCAAGAGCGGGGCCTCATCGTCCGCGACACCACCAGTTTCGGGCTTCCCGAGTGCGTCCGGGTCTCCTGCGGGACGCGCGAGGAGACGCGCGAGGCGGTCGAAGTGCTCAACGACGTCGTCGCCGAACTCCGACCGGAGGCCACTGAACCGTGA
- a CDS encoding adenylate kinase family protein, with product MSRIALTGTPGTGKTTVSELVAEELGIEVVHLNEAIREAELFEDRDAERDSLVADLDAVEAWLADREPDGAGGADADGGSGRDVLVESHLSHLLDADRVIVLRCQPDELHPRLRERGESEDSISENAESEALDVILAEAVDRHGAASVWEIDTTGRDPETVADDVAAAIEGEIDPRVGVVDFVEYL from the coding sequence GTGAGCCGCATCGCGCTCACCGGGACGCCGGGCACCGGGAAGACGACGGTCTCGGAACTGGTCGCCGAGGAGCTGGGAATCGAGGTCGTCCACCTGAACGAGGCGATCCGCGAGGCCGAACTCTTCGAAGACCGGGACGCCGAACGCGACTCGCTGGTCGCGGACCTCGACGCCGTCGAGGCGTGGCTCGCCGACCGGGAGCCGGACGGCGCCGGCGGAGCCGACGCTGACGGGGGAAGCGGCCGCGACGTCCTCGTCGAATCGCACCTCTCGCACCTCCTCGACGCCGACCGCGTGATCGTGCTTCGCTGTCAGCCGGACGAACTGCACCCGCGGCTCCGCGAGCGCGGCGAGTCCGAGGACTCGATCTCCGAGAACGCCGAGAGCGAGGCGCTCGACGTGATTCTCGCGGAGGCGGTCGACCGACACGGCGCGGCGTCGGTCTGGGAGATCGACACGACCGGACGCGATCCCGAAACCGTCGCCGACGACGTGGCGGCCGCTATCGAGGGCGAAATCGACCCCCGCGTCGGCGTCGTCGATTTCGTCGAATACCTATGA
- a CDS encoding CDP-alcohol phosphatidyltransferase family protein produces the protein MTLDQYRELADRLLGPFVAAADRLGLTPDGVSVVAFGFAVAAGGAFAVATPLWYVTGALFVLCNGWLDLVDGALARAQNVESDGGDLLDHVLDRYADIAMLVGLAAGIDAYALGLAAVTGVLMTSYLGTQIQAVGLGRAYGGLVGRADRLAIIGVVAFAAALSLALAAVPPRPFGLSLVGWLLVFFAVVGHFTALQRFWGAWSDLSA, from the coding sequence ATGACGCTGGATCAGTACCGCGAACTGGCGGACCGACTGCTCGGTCCGTTCGTCGCCGCCGCGGACCGCCTAGGATTGACTCCCGACGGCGTCAGCGTCGTCGCGTTCGGCTTCGCGGTCGCCGCCGGCGGCGCGTTCGCGGTCGCGACCCCGCTGTGGTACGTCACCGGCGCGCTGTTCGTCCTCTGTAACGGGTGGCTCGACCTCGTCGACGGCGCGCTCGCGCGGGCCCAGAACGTCGAAAGCGACGGCGGCGACCTCCTCGATCACGTCTTGGACCGCTACGCCGACATCGCGATGCTCGTCGGACTCGCGGCCGGCATCGACGCCTACGCGCTGGGGTTGGCGGCGGTCACTGGCGTCCTGATGACCTCCTACCTCGGGACGCAGATCCAGGCCGTCGGTCTCGGGCGCGCGTACGGCGGTCTCGTCGGGCGGGCGGACCGCCTCGCGATAATCGGCGTCGTCGCCTTCGCCGCGGCACTGTCACTCGCGCTGGCGGCCGTTCCCCCGCGACCGTTCGGCCTGTCGCTGGTCGGCTGGCTCCTCGTCTTCTTCGCCGTCGTCGGGCATTTCACCGCGCTGCAGCGGTTCTGGGGCGCGTGGTCGGATCTGTCGGCGTAG
- a CDS encoding zinc ribbon domain-containing protein, which produces MVPEPDADRGCPKCGHTETDVGTISTTGGGLSKMFDIQTNSFKVVSCTNCGYSELYRDATAGSSDIVDVFLG; this is translated from the coding sequence ATGGTCCCCGAACCAGACGCAGACCGCGGATGCCCGAAGTGCGGTCACACCGAGACCGACGTCGGAACGATCTCGACGACCGGCGGCGGCCTCTCGAAGATGTTCGACATCCAGACGAACAGTTTCAAGGTCGTCTCGTGTACGAACTGCGGCTACTCGGAGCTGTACCGCGACGCGACGGCCGGCTCTAGCGACATCGTCGACGTGTTCCTGGGGTGA
- a CDS encoding S1C family serine protease yields the protein MDDRTPTRRRVLELGGAAFVAALAGCNTDAPRAETQPPDSTAAVNATREGASPPSSATEEPTGSETPTSPYTRVYRQAVDSVVLVRTDGGSGSGFLVEPSYVVTNAHVVGEASTVDIRFSRARWSGGDVLGTDAESDLAVIELPESAPSPEPLSFAASEPAVGQEVVAVGSPFGLDGAVTTGVVSGVDRSAPAPTGAQIPDAIQTDAAINPGNSGGPLLSLDGRVVAVINSERGENVAFGISAALARRVVPRLIEDGSYDHPFLGVALAAITPDLARALGLSSPQGVLVTTVLDGGPAAGRLRGGTETRLVGGSRVSVGGDVLLSIDGETLRTVEDLSSHLELETRPGDTVELTVLRDGYVTVVEVELGTRPKQ from the coding sequence ATGGACGACCGAACCCCGACGCGCAGACGGGTCCTCGAACTCGGCGGGGCGGCGTTCGTGGCTGCGCTCGCGGGCTGTAACACGGACGCGCCGCGAGCGGAGACGCAGCCGCCGGATTCGACGGCGGCGGTGAACGCGACACGTGAGGGCGCGTCCCCACCGTCGTCCGCCACGGAGGAACCGACCGGGTCGGAGACGCCGACGAGCCCGTACACCCGGGTGTACCGGCAGGCGGTAGACTCGGTGGTGCTGGTCAGGACCGACGGCGGGAGCGGTTCGGGGTTTCTCGTCGAACCCTCGTACGTCGTCACGAACGCCCACGTCGTCGGAGAGGCATCGACCGTCGACATCCGTTTCAGCCGCGCTCGGTGGAGCGGGGGCGACGTCCTCGGAACGGATGCCGAGAGCGATCTAGCGGTGATCGAACTCCCGGAATCGGCACCGAGTCCGGAACCGCTGTCGTTCGCCGCGTCCGAACCGGCCGTCGGACAGGAGGTCGTCGCGGTCGGCTCTCCGTTCGGTCTCGACGGGGCTGTCACGACCGGTGTCGTGAGCGGCGTCGACAGGTCCGCACCCGCCCCGACGGGCGCGCAGATTCCGGACGCGATCCAGACTGACGCCGCGATCAATCCCGGGAACAGCGGCGGACCGTTGCTGTCGCTGGACGGGCGCGTCGTCGCGGTGATCAACTCCGAGCGGGGAGAGAACGTCGCGTTCGGTATCTCGGCCGCGCTCGCCCGACGCGTAGTCCCGCGACTCATCGAAGACGGTTCCTACGACCACCCGTTCCTGGGCGTGGCGCTCGCGGCGATCACCCCCGACTTGGCTCGCGCGCTCGGACTGTCGAGCCCGCAGGGCGTGCTCGTGACGACTGTCCTCGATGGCGGGCCGGCGGCGGGACGCCTTCGAGGAGGCACCGAGACGCGGCTCGTCGGCGGTTCGCGCGTCAGCGTCGGTGGCGACGTGCTCCTGTCGATAGACGGCGAGACGCTCAGAACCGTCGAGGACCTCAGCAGTCACCTCGAACTCGAAACGCGGCCGGGAGACACGGTCGAGCTAACGGTCCTGCGGGACGGGTACGTGACAGTGGTCGAGGTCGAGCTCGGAACTCGACCCAAGCAGTGA
- a CDS encoding multiprotein bridging factor aMBF1, which produces MPQCEMCGSERPSLTTVKVEGAELELCDDCKEFGTEVRTESSSSQSTKYSTSSSSQSSGSSGSSSTSSSAGSGSSGGSTRRRDMFDDMDEIAADYDRRIREAREDLGQSQEELAQSLNEKASLIRKLERGDILPSDDVQKKLERKLEITLVEGGDTDDSDWSSGSSTTTTLGDVVKRKD; this is translated from the coding sequence ATGCCCCAGTGCGAGATGTGCGGCAGTGAGCGGCCGTCCCTGACGACGGTCAAGGTCGAGGGGGCCGAACTCGAACTGTGCGACGACTGCAAGGAGTTCGGCACCGAGGTCCGCACTGAGTCGAGTTCCTCCCAGTCGACGAAGTACTCGACGTCGAGCTCCTCCCAGTCCTCGGGATCGAGCGGCTCTTCGAGCACGTCCTCTTCGGCGGGGAGCGGCTCCTCCGGCGGTTCGACCCGCCGCCGCGATATGTTCGACGATATGGACGAAATCGCCGCCGACTACGATCGGCGGATCCGCGAGGCGCGGGAGGACCTCGGGCAGAGTCAGGAGGAACTCGCGCAGTCGCTCAACGAGAAGGCGAGTCTGATCCGCAAGCTCGAACGCGGTGACATCCTCCCTTCGGACGACGTCCAGAAGAAACTCGAACGGAAGCTCGAAATCACCCTCGTCGAGGGCGGTGACACCGACGACAGCGACTGGTCGAGCGGGTCCTCGACGACGACCACGCTCGGCGACGTGGTCAAGCGGAAGGACTGA
- the tpiA gene encoding triose-phosphate isomerase, translating into MFIVVNLKAYPCDPIEVATAARDVADTSDVRIAVSPQAADIARVSETGVETWAQHVDPNGYGSHTGSTLAESVAEAGAVGTLVNHSEKRLKLADIDGAVRAAERAGLETCVCANNPAQIGAVAALGPDSVAVEPPELIGGDVSVATADPGIVEDAVAAAANVDESVDVYCGAGISSGEDVATAGDLGATGILLASGVAKADDPRAALENLVAPL; encoded by the coding sequence GTGTTCATCGTAGTCAATCTCAAGGCCTATCCCTGTGATCCGATCGAGGTAGCGACCGCTGCCCGGGACGTGGCCGACACCTCCGACGTTCGCATCGCCGTCTCGCCACAGGCGGCCGACATCGCCCGCGTGTCAGAGACCGGCGTCGAGACGTGGGCGCAGCACGTCGATCCGAACGGCTATGGGAGCCACACCGGGAGCACGCTCGCCGAGTCGGTCGCGGAGGCCGGCGCAGTCGGAACGCTCGTCAACCACTCCGAGAAGCGGCTGAAACTGGCCGACATCGACGGGGCCGTCCGCGCGGCGGAGCGCGCCGGACTCGAGACTTGCGTCTGTGCCAACAACCCGGCGCAGATCGGCGCGGTCGCGGCCCTCGGCCCCGACAGCGTCGCGGTCGAACCCCCGGAACTGATCGGCGGCGACGTGTCCGTCGCGACCGCCGACCCGGGCATCGTCGAGGACGCCGTCGCCGCCGCCGCGAACGTCGACGAATCCGTCGACGTCTACTGCGGTGCGGGAATCTCCTCGGGCGAGGACGTCGCCACCGCGGGTGACCTCGGTGCAACGGGGATCCTGCTCGCCTCCGGCGTCGCGAAAGCCGACGACCCCCGCGCAGCGCTCGAAAACTTGGTCGCGCCGCTCTGA
- a CDS encoding DICT sensory domain-containing protein — MTLRRFLDRIDNPDRSLVVLNRQAPDPVQQMLGSLFANQPVSIEEVEVPEGDDDVVLLVEDGSIVAQSPLQKLQESILLINSDLFVTGARALEEVELPSVIQRLDDVPFFLRGYPQSHSEKLLLILLSRYIERRAWEREAGTLRASFQQLSRIEDEIGTNQVYRTLDDTPVDVHVYGKPGWEPPRDSTITIHAGYEEDFRDSWFVVYTPPDGDGHIALLALEEEADKWSGFWTYRQSLVEDINEYIVRQL, encoded by the coding sequence ATGACACTCAGGCGATTCCTCGATCGAATCGATAACCCGGACCGGTCGCTCGTCGTGCTCAACAGGCAGGCACCGGACCCCGTCCAACAGATGCTGGGAAGCCTCTTCGCCAACCAGCCGGTTTCGATCGAGGAGGTCGAAGTCCCCGAGGGCGACGACGACGTGGTTCTCCTCGTCGAGGACGGATCGATCGTCGCGCAGTCGCCGCTCCAGAAACTCCAAGAGTCGATCCTGTTGATCAACTCCGATCTGTTCGTCACCGGCGCGCGAGCGTTGGAGGAGGTCGAACTGCCGTCGGTAATACAACGACTCGACGACGTGCCGTTCTTCCTCCGGGGCTATCCCCAATCACACTCCGAGAAACTGCTGTTGATCCTCCTGTCTCGGTACATCGAACGCAGGGCGTGGGAACGAGAGGCGGGGACGCTCCGAGCGTCGTTCCAGCAGCTCTCCCGGATCGAAGACGAGATCGGAACGAATCAGGTGTACCGCACGCTCGACGATACCCCGGTCGACGTGCACGTGTACGGGAAACCGGGATGGGAACCCCCGCGGGACTCGACGATCACGATTCACGCCGGCTACGAGGAGGACTTTCGGGACTCCTGGTTCGTGGTGTACACGCCGCCGGACGGAGACGGGCACATCGCACTGCTCGCGCTCGAAGAGGAGGCCGACAAGTGGTCCGGATTCTGGACCTACCGGCAGTCACTGGTCGAAGACATCAACGAGTACATCGTCCGCCAACTGTAG
- a CDS encoding ATP-binding protein, translating to MTEDTETIGVATVSEGPGGDGSQEPGTEVELPVVDILTGRGFVTGKSGSGKSNTASVMIENLLSKNFPVLIVDTDGEYYGLKEQFELLHAGADEECDIVVSPEHAEKLAHLALEQNVPIILDVSGYLEEDEAQELLTEVAKKLFAKEKKLKKPFLMLVEECHEYIPEGGGMTEAGKMLIKIGKRGRKHGLGIVGISQRPADVKKDFITQCDWLVWHRLTWNNDTKVVGRILGSEYADAIEEMGDGEAFLVTDWSESLRRVKFHKKRTFDAGATPGLDDFQRPDLKSIDGDLVSELQDISDEKARRESEIADLKQELEKKETKIRQLEAELEEARDLSQMAEQFTQAMFQTAESPYRGGSGRNLSRPEEQQAALDQYDPDVPVTEADGQGTDSDSSPSDDAVDDEEVAVSEAAAGAYPGLDMDVGSDGEIDLEGALDDDSDESEDDRPEPDVAPERTHEETAVLNGRSDVIERLRDVVRSLPPAARRMLAFYREIDACDPVDAHVAAGEIGDKQLAYSRNGLLRRAGFVEHVGRGRYAYALPKLVREEFADRLDDDELRAVVTAVEAAFRPGDSDETGERDGATGGTKSDRVGGSGGEDGERDAEAADD from the coding sequence ATGACCGAGGACACCGAGACCATCGGCGTCGCGACCGTCAGCGAGGGGCCGGGTGGCGACGGGAGCCAGGAGCCGGGAACGGAGGTCGAACTCCCCGTCGTCGACATCCTCACCGGGCGGGGGTTCGTCACCGGCAAGTCCGGGTCCGGAAAGTCGAACACCGCGTCGGTGATGATCGAGAACCTCCTCTCGAAGAACTTTCCCGTGCTCATCGTCGACACCGACGGGGAATACTACGGCCTCAAAGAACAGTTCGAACTCCTCCACGCGGGGGCCGACGAGGAGTGCGACATCGTCGTCAGTCCCGAACACGCCGAGAAGCTCGCTCACCTCGCGCTCGAACAGAACGTTCCGATCATCCTCGACGTCTCGGGGTATCTCGAAGAGGACGAGGCCCAGGAGTTGCTCACGGAGGTCGCGAAGAAACTGTTCGCCAAGGAGAAGAAACTCAAGAAACCGTTCCTGATGCTCGTCGAGGAGTGCCACGAGTACATCCCCGAGGGCGGTGGGATGACCGAAGCGGGCAAGATGCTCATCAAGATCGGCAAGCGCGGGCGGAAACACGGCCTGGGGATCGTCGGCATCTCTCAGCGTCCGGCCGACGTGAAGAAGGATTTCATCACCCAATGCGACTGGCTCGTCTGGCACCGGTTGACGTGGAACAACGACACGAAAGTCGTCGGCCGCATCCTCGGCTCCGAATACGCCGACGCGATCGAGGAGATGGGCGACGGCGAGGCGTTCCTCGTCACGGACTGGTCGGAGTCGCTCCGACGGGTCAAATTCCACAAGAAGCGGACCTTCGACGCGGGCGCGACGCCCGGGCTGGACGACTTCCAGCGACCCGATCTGAAATCGATCGACGGCGACCTCGTCTCCGAGTTACAGGACATCTCCGACGAGAAGGCGCGCCGGGAGAGCGAGATCGCGGATCTGAAGCAGGAACTGGAGAAGAAAGAGACGAAAATCAGACAGCTCGAAGCCGAACTCGAGGAGGCGCGCGACCTCTCGCAGATGGCCGAGCAATTCACGCAGGCGATGTTCCAGACGGCGGAGTCGCCATACCGCGGCGGGAGCGGGAGAAACCTCAGCCGGCCCGAAGAGCAGCAGGCCGCGCTCGACCAGTACGATCCGGACGTCCCCGTCACCGAGGCCGACGGTCAGGGCACCGACAGCGACTCGTCCCCGTCAGACGACGCCGTCGACGACGAGGAAGTCGCCGTCAGCGAGGCCGCCGCCGGCGCGTATCCGGGCCTCGATATGGACGTCGGCAGCGACGGCGAGATCGATCTCGAGGGTGCGCTCGACGACGACTCGGACGAGTCGGAGGACGACCGCCCCGAACCCGACGTCGCCCCCGAGCGCACCCACGAGGAGACGGCAGTCCTGAACGGCCGCTCGGACGTGATCGAGCGCCTCCGCGACGTCGTCCGATCGCTGCCGCCCGCGGCGAGACGAATGCTCGCGTTCTACCGCGAGATCGACGCCTGCGATCCGGTCGACGCGCACGTCGCCGCCGGCGAAATCGGCGATAAACAGCTCGCGTACAGCCGCAACGGCCTCCTCCGACGTGCGGGGTTCGTCGAGCACGTCGGTCGCGGGCGCTACGCCTACGCGCTGCCGAAACTCGTCCGCGAGGAGTTCGCAGACCGCCTCGACGACGACGAATTGCGGGCGGTCGTCACCGCCGTCGAAGCCGCCTTCCGACCCGGGGACAGCGACGAGACGGGCGAGCGTGACGGCGCGACCGGGGGGACCAAATCGGATCGCGTCGGCGGGAGCGGCGGCGAGGACGGCGAACGGGACGCCGAGGCCGCAGACGACTGA
- the dinB gene encoding DNA polymerase IV, whose product MSGETLPGVEESTPSRIVLHVDMDCFYASCERLREPELRGEPVVVGMGYESGETFGAVATASYEAREYGVESAQPISEALERLPRAEAGTPEPSTEADRDADVGHYRPVDLDFYKSVATSVKEILHECADVVREVSIDEAYLDVTEETGWRRVPDGDRTLAEGYARHVKQRIGREVGVPASVGVAPNMSAAKIASDHDKPDGLVVVEPGDVEEFLAPLPVDAVHGVGPVTADRLAEMGVETAGDLAEADPTALRSAFGSRGVELHDRARGIDDREVTPTGRPKSLSRESAFAEATDDRGEKRETLAALAADVAARARSRDATYRTIGIKAVVPPYDVNTRERSLPGPVDDPELVEEVALELLTEFDGEAVRKLGVRVSNLSFASGEQARLDGWEGGEVDGGEGAERRSAPIDEDGAVNAEPEGQLSFDDLGDGA is encoded by the coding sequence ATGAGCGGGGAAACCCTCCCCGGCGTCGAGGAGTCGACGCCCTCTCGAATCGTCCTCCACGTCGATATGGACTGCTTTTACGCCTCCTGCGAGCGACTGCGCGAGCCGGAACTCCGCGGCGAGCCCGTCGTCGTCGGGATGGGGTACGAGTCCGGCGAAACCTTCGGGGCGGTCGCCACCGCGAGCTACGAGGCGCGGGAGTACGGCGTCGAGAGCGCCCAGCCGATCTCGGAGGCGCTGGAACGGCTTCCCCGTGCGGAGGCCGGAACGCCGGAGCCGTCGACGGAGGCGGACCGCGACGCCGACGTCGGTCACTACCGACCGGTCGACCTGGACTTTTACAAGTCGGTCGCGACGTCGGTGAAGGAGATCCTCCACGAGTGCGCCGACGTCGTCCGCGAGGTGAGCATCGACGAGGCGTACCTCGACGTCACCGAGGAGACCGGCTGGCGGCGTGTCCCAGACGGCGACCGGACGCTCGCGGAGGGGTACGCACGGCACGTGAAACAGCGGATCGGCCGGGAGGTGGGCGTGCCGGCGAGCGTGGGGGTCGCTCCGAATATGTCCGCAGCGAAGATCGCCTCCGATCACGACAAGCCCGACGGCCTGGTCGTCGTCGAACCCGGGGACGTGGAGGAGTTCCTCGCGCCGCTCCCCGTCGATGCGGTTCACGGCGTCGGACCGGTCACGGCCGATCGGCTCGCGGAGATGGGCGTCGAGACCGCCGGCGACCTCGCCGAGGCGGACCCGACGGCGCTCCGCTCGGCGTTCGGATCCCGCGGGGTGGAACTGCACGACCGGGCGCGCGGGATCGACGACCGTGAGGTGACGCCGACCGGCCGACCGAAGAGCCTCTCGCGGGAGTCGGCGTTCGCCGAGGCGACCGACGACCGGGGAGAGAAGCGGGAGACGCTCGCGGCGCTCGCGGCCGACGTGGCGGCCCGCGCTCGGAGTCGAGACGCGACTTACCGGACGATCGGGATCAAGGCCGTCGTGCCGCCCTACGACGTCAACACCCGAGAGCGGTCGCTCCCGGGGCCGGTCGACGACCCGGAACTCGTCGAGGAGGTCGCGCTCGAACTACTCACAGAGTTCGACGGTGAGGCCGTCCGCAAGCTCGGCGTCCGCGTCTCGAATCTGTCGTTCGCGTCGGGCGAGCAGGCTCGGCTCGACGGGTGGGAGGGGGGCGAGGTGGATGGCGGCGAGGGGGCTGAGAGGCGGTCCGCTCCCATCGACGAGGATGGCGCGGTCAACGCCGAGCCGGAGGGGCAACTCTCCTTCGACGACCTCGGCGACGGCGCGTGA
- the lrpA1 gene encoding HTH-type transcriptional regulator LrpA1 — MEATSTEGRILDVLEEDAQASYAEIAERADVSKPTVRKYIRQMEEEGIIVGYSADVDPKKLSETSIALVGLDVASERYVEATRELKDLDAVESLYTSSGDHMLMAEVRAPDGDALGEVISETLLSIDGITAAHPSFLQERLK, encoded by the coding sequence ATGGAAGCCACATCGACGGAAGGGCGCATCCTCGACGTTCTCGAGGAGGACGCCCAGGCGTCGTACGCCGAGATCGCAGAGCGGGCGGACGTCTCGAAGCCGACCGTGCGGAAGTACATCAGACAGATGGAAGAGGAGGGGATCATCGTCGGCTACTCCGCGGACGTCGATCCGAAGAAGCTCTCGGAGACGTCGATCGCGCTCGTGGGCCTCGACGTGGCCTCGGAGCGATACGTCGAGGCGACCCGCGAACTCAAGGACCTGGACGCCGTCGAGTCGCTGTACACGTCGTCGGGCGATCACATGCTGATGGCCGAGGTTCGAGCCCCCGACGGCGACGCCCTCGGCGAGGTCATCTCGGAGACGTTGCTCTCGATCGACGGCATCACCGCGGCACATCCCTCGTTCCTGCAGGAACGCCTGAAGTAA
- a CDS encoding thiamine pyrophosphate-dependent enzyme — protein MSAFSAIGEDAERDRNEYTPGLEPQPTWCPGCGDFGVLKALKGAAAELGLSPEEMLVCTGIGCSGKLNSYFESYGFHTIHGRSLPVARAAKLANPGLTVVAAGGDGDGYGIGGNHFTHTARENHDMTYIVFNNEIFGLTKGQTSPTSPKGHKSKTQPHGSAKDPIRPLSLSLTAGASYIARTAAVNPNQAKDIIVEAVEHDGFSHVDFLTQCPTWNKDAKQYVPYIDINESEDYEFDNTDRSEASEMMHETENVLHEGTVLTGRYYVDEDRPSYQQEKQRIGEIPEEPLAERYFDDDYEWERVYDTFLDKHK, from the coding sequence ATGAGCGCATTCAGTGCAATCGGCGAAGACGCCGAACGCGACCGTAACGAGTACACGCCGGGCCTCGAACCGCAGCCGACGTGGTGTCCGGGCTGTGGCGACTTCGGGGTCCTGAAGGCCCTGAAAGGGGCCGCGGCCGAACTGGGCCTTTCCCCCGAGGAGATGCTCGTCTGCACGGGCATCGGCTGCTCGGGCAAGTTGAACAGCTACTTCGAGAGCTACGGCTTCCACACGATCCACGGCCGGTCGCTGCCGGTCGCCCGCGCGGCCAAACTGGCCAACCCCGGCCTGACGGTCGTCGCCGCCGGCGGCGACGGCGACGGCTACGGGATCGGCGGCAACCACTTCACCCACACGGCCCGCGAGAACCACGATATGACCTACATCGTGTTCAACAACGAGATCTTCGGGCTGACGAAGGGACAGACGTCGCCGACGTCGCCGAAGGGCCACAAGTCGAAGACCCAACCGCACGGGTCGGCGAAGGACCCGATCCGGCCGCTGTCGCTGTCGCTGACGGCCGGCGCGTCCTACATCGCCCGGACGGCCGCCGTCAACCCCAACCAGGCGAAGGACATCATCGTCGAGGCCGTCGAGCACGACGGGTTCTCCCACGTCGACTTCCTCACGCAGTGTCCGACCTGGAACAAGGACGCCAAGCAGTACGTCCCGTACATCGACATCAACGAGTCCGAGGACTACGAGTTCGACAACACCGATCGCTCGGAGGCCTCCGAGATGATGCACGAGACGGAGAACGTCCTCCACGAGGGGACCGTCCTCACCGGTCGGTACTACGTCGACGAGGACCGTCCGTCCTACCAACAGGAGAAGCAGCGGATCGGCGAAATCCCCGAGGAACCGCTCGCGGAGCGGTACTTCGACGACGACTACGAGTGGGAACGCGTCTACGACACGTTCCTCGACAAGCACAAATAA